AGCGCCATGCCCAGCTCCATACGCTCGACGGCCGCTCGCGTCGTGGCAGGATCGTGAAAACAGAACTGGTTGCCGCCAATCCGCTTGGCGGCATACATGGCGGAATCGGCGTAGCGAAGCAGCGTCGCGGCATCGCTGCCGTCACGCGGATAGCGGCTGATGCCGATGCTGCCCGTCATGAAGACCTCGTTGCCGTCGATCACCACCGGCTCCGCCAGGGCCATCAAGATCCGGCTCGCGATGATGGCCAGATCCAGATCGTCATCGTGCACCGGCGCAAGGATCGCGAACTCGTCGCCGCCCAGCCGCACGACCGCGTCGTCGCCGCGCTTGCCTTGCAGGAGACGCATCGACACCGCGCGCAGCAACTGGTCGCCACATGCGTGTCCGAGTACGTCGTTGACCTCCTTGAAGCTGTCGAGGTCCAGCACCAGCAGACCGATCTGACGTCTGCCGGCGTCGGCGTACGCCAGTGCCGCCGGCAGACGATCTTTCAACCAGGCGCGATTAGGCAGATCCGTCAGCGGATCGAAGAATGCCAGTTGCCGGACCTTTTCCCGGTAGTGGACGATATCGGTGATATCGCGTCCCACTGCCAGCACGGTTTCCGGCTGTCCTCGCTCTCCGGGTTCGGGGACGAACCTGACTGCCACCCATCTGACATCACCGTTGGGCCCGTCATACTGGAACTCCGCTTCGCGGGCAGACGCGGCCCGAAGCGTCACGCGAATGCAATCTTCGTAGTCGAGTTGTCCGGCCGGCGTGCCGACCTCCGCTGCCGGCGCCAGGCGAAAGCCACCGCCACCAGGAATCTGCTGCATCGCTGGGTTCGCGTAGACGACCTCACGCCGCCGGTTGTAGCGGGCGATGAAATCGGGCGAGTGTTCGATCAGCGTTCTGAAGAGTTGTTCGTGCTCATGCCCGGTCCGCCAGCGCGCGCCTGAAGGTCTGCGCGGCCGTCCGAGCCACTTCTGCACACGGGCGTCGCAGCGAGTCCTGAAGTCGGCAAGCTGGACGAGAAGCGCGCCCATCCGTGAGCCTGCGTTCGTCGCCATGGTGTGTGTGGTCCCTTAAGGGCACGGGCGTGCTGCCCGTGCAGCGTGTGTGGCCTGCCATGACTATGTATACGGTGGAACGCGGGCGCGCCTGAATAGGTAGGGGAGACGATCTGACGTCAAGTTTTGCTGATTATTATGTCAGGCAATCCTTAGCAAACCTGGACAGGAAATAATGCTCAGGTGGTGGGCAAAAAATCGCGTGTCGAAACGCCTGGGATCCATGCGCTGGTGTCGTCAGGGACCACCGGCAGACATGAACGTGGGCGTGGGTGTGCTCCGCCCACGCCCATCGGAGGCCTTACTTAAGAAGCAGGACTTCTACACCCATCGGCTCCAGAACAAGTGGCTGGGACACAGGCTGATCCGTCAACGCGCTTCGAACAACCGGCACGGCAAGCTCGACCTGCGCCGCCTCCTTCGACAGGTTGAGCACGAACAACAGCCGCCGACCGTCGCCCGAGCGAATCGACAACTCCACCCCCGAGGGCAGATCGTCGACAGCGTTAAGTCCCAGTTCCGCCACAATATCGCCGATCAGGATCCGGTACCCGTCGTCGTCGGGAATGCAGCCGACGTAATACGCCACGCCTTGCCCGAAGTGATTTCGTGTAATGGCCGCGCGCTGCGCGAAGAACTCCGTCGTATAGGTTGCGATCGTCTCGGCGGTGGTCGGCGAGAGTATGTCGCACCACTGCGAACAGGATGCTTGCGATTTGCCGCGCAACAGGATGCCTTGCTGATCGTTTCCTACCGGGTCGTACTCATCGACGATGGTGCCGGCAATCTCGCTCAATCCCCCGGGCAGGCGCGCCGCGAGGCATACATTGTTCATGTTCTTCACGCCGCTACGCGTGGTGAGCAGCACGGTTCCACCCTGCGCGACGTATTCGCGCAACTTCTCCACCACGGCGTCATTTTCAAGGAACAGAAATGGCGCGACGACCAGACGATACGGGCTGATCGCAGCAGTCCAGTTGATGACATCCGTGCCGATTCCCAACCGCACGAAGGCCTGGTGAATCTGCTTGAAATTGTCCAGATAATCGAATCCGTCCGCCTGCGGCTGGATCTTCAACGCATTCAGTTGCTCGTGCGAAAACAGCATGGCGACATCGTTGACGACGTTCGTACCTTCCAGCAACGGCGCGACATGCCGGACTTCCTCGCTGAAGCGGACGAACTCTTCAAACCGCCGCCCCGGCTCGCCGTGGTGGTCATGCAATCCATGCCAGAACTGTTCGGCGCCGACGCGCGCGGTGCGCCAGCGAAACTGGACCACGGCGTCCGCGCCGCGCGAAACGCTTTGCCAGGCGTGCGCGCGGATCATGCCGGGATACGGTGTGCGCGACATCGGATGCCAGCAGCCTGGCGTCCCGCTCAACTGCTCCATCACCCAGAAGTTCTTCTGCTTGATGCCGCGCGTGAGGTCGTGTGTCAGCGCGCCGTGATAGACGCGCGATTTGCTGTCATTGGCGAGGTCGGTGCTCGGATAGTAGTCCACCGACGCGAAATCCATGCTGTCGAACAGATCGTAGTAGTCGTTGATGACCGGATAACCCCACAGATTGTGCGTAACGAACTGCCCGCCGCAGTGGGCGCGAATCACGCCCGCTTGGAAGCAGTTGAAGTCGGCAACGGAATCCGAGCAGAAGCGTCGATAGTCGAGCAGGTACGACGGGTTCAGGTACGGCGAGCCGCCCAGAGGTGTCGTAATCTGCGACCACTCGCTATATTCGCCGCTCCAGACCACCGTTCCCCACTCACGGTTAAGCGTGTCGAGATCGCCGTATTTGCGCTGCACCCAGAGCCGGAAGTCGCTGTTCGCCGCGTCGCTGTGACTGTCGTTGCCGATCATCTCGTTGTCGGTCTGCCAGCCAATCACGTGCGGGTTCTTGCCGTAGTGCCGTGCCAGCTTTTCGACGATGATCTCGGTGTACCGGCGCAGCGACGGGCTGTTGTAGCAGCGATGCAGGCGCACGCCCGGGTAGATGGGCTGCAGTTGGCTGTTCAACGGCAAGATGTCGGGGCACTTTGCGACGAGCCAGTTTGGCGGCGTTGCCGTCGGCGTACCAATCACCACTTCAATCCCGTGACGCGCCAGCGTCCCGATTGCTTCATCGAGCCAGCCGAAGTTGAACTGGCCTTCCTGCGGTTCGAGACGCGACCATGCGAATTCCGCGAGCCGCACCAACGTGATCCCCGCGGCTTGCATACGCTGAGCATCGTCCTCCCAAACGCCCGAATCCCAATGCTCGGGGTAATAGTCGACACCGACCTTCATAAAATTTTCCTGAATGTAGAGAATGGACACCGGGTGTCGCAGCCCCGGCACGAAACCGGCAAGACTCAGCCCTTCGTTGCGCCGAATGTCAGGCCTGCTACAAAATGTCTTTGCATTGCGAAGAAGATCAGCACCGAGGGCAATGCGGCCAGTAGTGAACCTGCAGAGACCAGGTTCCATGCGGTGGTCCACTGCCCCTGCAAGGCGGCAACACCGACCGTCAACGGTGCCGCGTGATCGCCCTCGGTAAGACAGAGCGCCCAGAAATAGTCATTCCAGACAAAGGTAAACACGAGCACGGCAAGCGCGGCCAGCGCGGGACGAATCAGCGGCAGCACGATGCGGTAGAACAGCTGCCATTCGTTCGCCCCCTCCACGCGCGCAGCCTCCACGAGCTCGTAGGGCAATTCCTTGATGAAGTTGCGCAGGAAGAGCGTACAGAAACCGGTCTGGAACGAGAGATGGAACAGGATCAGGCCGCCAACCGAATTGAACAGACCGAGCTTCAAGGTCAGATCGCGAACTGGAATCATCAACACCTGGATCGGTACGAAGTTGCCGGCCACGAAGGTGGCAAGCACAGCCGCATTGCCCTTGAACGGATAGGTCGCCAGCGCGAAACCCGCCATGGCGGACAGCACGATCGCGCCGATGACCGACGGGAACGTGATGAGACAGCTGTTCCACGCATAGTGCAGCATCGGCGAGTCGACCAGTACCGTTCGATAGTTCGTCAGTGCTGCGAATTGATGCGGCCAGCCCCAATAATTGCCTTGCATCAGTTCGTCCGAAGAGCGAATGGACGTGACCAGTACGGCGAGCAGAGGCAACAGCCACACAGCCAGAGCAACGGGCAGCGAAAACCTGTAAAACGCGCGACTGGCGGGCTTCCAGTGAGAAATCGGCAAGGGATACATAGACGCTCCGTGAATCAGTGATCCGAACGCAACAGGCGGCGCAATTGATAGGCGATGAAAACCAGCATGATCAGGAACAGCACGACTGCGATCGCCGCCGAATAGCCGTAGCGGAAATACTTGATGGCCTGGTCGTACATGAAATACGCGAGCACAGTTGAGCTATCGAACGGTCCGCCACCCGTCATCACGGAGATCAGGTCGAAGCTGCGCAACGCGCCGATGACGGTCAGCGTGACCGCCATGAAGGTAGCGGGCCGCAATTGCGGCAGCACCACGTGCCAGAGCAGGCTCAGGCCGCGGGCGCCCTCGAGGCGCCCTGCTTCGATCACTTCCGGGTTGATGCCCGTGAGGCCAGTGAGGAAGAGAATCATGCAAAAGGGAATCTGCACCCACAGCG
The sequence above is drawn from the Paraburkholderia phenazinium genome and encodes:
- a CDS encoding putative bifunctional diguanylate cyclase/phosphodiesterase, with the protein product MATNAGSRMGALLVQLADFRTRCDARVQKWLGRPRRPSGARWRTGHEHEQLFRTLIEHSPDFIARYNRRREVVYANPAMQQIPGGGGFRLAPAAEVGTPAGQLDYEDCIRVTLRAASAREAEFQYDGPNGDVRWVAVRFVPEPGERGQPETVLAVGRDITDIVHYREKVRQLAFFDPLTDLPNRAWLKDRLPAALAYADAGRRQIGLLVLDLDSFKEVNDVLGHACGDQLLRAVSMRLLQGKRGDDAVVRLGGDEFAILAPVHDDDLDLAIIASRILMALAEPVVIDGNEVFMTGSIGISRYPRDGSDAATLLRYADSAMYAAKRIGGNQFCFHDPATTRAAVERMELGMALHGAAHAGELVLLYQPIVGLGDAGLVGAEALLRWNHPGRGLLTPDIFIKVAEDNGTIVEIGDWVLAAACEAVVRWNAGRAVPMRISVNVSGRQFVMNDLARSVQAALAASGCAPQWLTLEITESLLLENDQNVGRTLDELNEMGVAIAIDDFGTGYSAISYLGHFPISTLKIDRSFVRDIDARGKNLALVKAMISMAESLGLDVVAEGVETQQQADVLASLECHRAQGYLFGRPMPEVQFVAYAQSGKVV
- a CDS encoding beta-galactosidase translates to MKVGVDYYPEHWDSGVWEDDAQRMQAAGITLVRLAEFAWSRLEPQEGQFNFGWLDEAIGTLARHGIEVVIGTPTATPPNWLVAKCPDILPLNSQLQPIYPGVRLHRCYNSPSLRRYTEIIVEKLARHYGKNPHVIGWQTDNEMIGNDSHSDAANSDFRLWVQRKYGDLDTLNREWGTVVWSGEYSEWSQITTPLGGSPYLNPSYLLDYRRFCSDSVADFNCFQAGVIRAHCGGQFVTHNLWGYPVINDYYDLFDSMDFASVDYYPSTDLANDSKSRVYHGALTHDLTRGIKQKNFWVMEQLSGTPGCWHPMSRTPYPGMIRAHAWQSVSRGADAVVQFRWRTARVGAEQFWHGLHDHHGEPGRRFEEFVRFSEEVRHVAPLLEGTNVVNDVAMLFSHEQLNALKIQPQADGFDYLDNFKQIHQAFVRLGIGTDVINWTAAISPYRLVVAPFLFLENDAVVEKLREYVAQGGTVLLTTRSGVKNMNNVCLAARLPGGLSEIAGTIVDEYDPVGNDQQGILLRGKSQASCSQWCDILSPTTAETIATYTTEFFAQRAAITRNHFGQGVAYYVGCIPDDDGYRILIGDIVAELGLNAVDDLPSGVELSIRSGDGRRLLFVLNLSKEAAQVELAVPVVRSALTDQPVSQPLVLEPMGVEVLLLK
- a CDS encoding carbohydrate ABC transporter permease, which gives rise to MYPLPISHWKPASRAFYRFSLPVALAVWLLPLLAVLVTSIRSSDELMQGNYWGWPHQFAALTNYRTVLVDSPMLHYAWNSCLITFPSVIGAIVLSAMAGFALATYPFKGNAAVLATFVAGNFVPIQVLMIPVRDLTLKLGLFNSVGGLILFHLSFQTGFCTLFLRNFIKELPYELVEAARVEGANEWQLFYRIVLPLIRPALAALAVLVFTFVWNDYFWALCLTEGDHAAPLTVGVAALQGQWTTAWNLVSAGSLLAALPSVLIFFAMQRHFVAGLTFGATKG